TCCAATTTCTCTCTTATTTCTTTCACAAACCCAAGTTAAGATTACAACACATCAAAGGAAACAAATCTTCACCTCTTTTTATCTCCCACTGCATGAAACAAGACAAGAACCCTCCTTTCATGGCTCACCAATCTGAAGCAGACCAGATAATTCCTTCTCAGCCATTGGAACCTAACATGGAGCagcaacaagaaaaaaaagaagaagaagaacacaataACATTGATGCTAGAGAGAAATATAAAGATAGTTCAAAAGTAACATCACAAGACCCTTGTGCTTCGAAGGAAATAGGAGCAGCAGCATTGGAGGGAGAGGATAGTGGGCGTGAGAAGCTGAAGAGGCATAGAATAGAGGTAGCTAAAAGGGTTTGGATTCCAGAGATATGGGAACAAGAGGAGCTCTTAATGGATTGGATAGATTGCACTGCATTTGATGCTTCTTTGGTTCCAAGCACAATCACAACCGCACGTGCTGCTTTGGTTGAACAAGATCGAAGAAGAACAACCAATGCTACTGCTGCTTCTGCTGGACTAAGAATAGAGAACAGGTGTTAGAAACAtttttttccctctctttttctttctctttttctgtaTTATTCTGTTTAACCACAACCATATATTATTCATGATGGAATTGGATGGTTCATTATTAATATTGTCTTTCTAtggtataattttattctttttccgGAAGGTTGAAGATCTGAAAAGCTAATTAACTAAAACTTTCCGTACTACAATAAATAGGatgattaaattatttacttatatttaactaatttaccAAATATCGCTCTTGATGTTCACGAATATACAGGGAAatgattttttcaattttttttatttgagagtataaaatatgatttctcattattaatttttattttttaattgaaaaaaattaaaaaaatatattctcgaATATATACAtcaaagtgaaaaaaaagaattatttacGAAAAATATTAGATGACtattagaaattaattattttttatcattagttcactattaatatttaaaagtattggATAAAGTATATTATTGGATgagtaactaaaaaaattaaactaaataaattaagttaatgataataataaaaaataataaattttaataatttttaaaatttttcattatttattatgaataaaaaaatagttgtcCAACTAATTAATctgtgttattagttattattaggTGGGACGGGACTAAACAACCATTATCATCACATAAAACATGTATGGAATAGTTATCTAATTTCACAACTATATTTTAAAAGAGTCATTTAAATAAAGATGTCAAAAACGTCTTTTATAAAGAtgtcttttaataattaaagtttaacatatataattgattaaatcgtgttatttttgtcaaaattaacaaattgaTTTGACAGaaaaatagtgaatcaaattttaaactaatctaaattaatattattttttataaaaaatgactacaataccctattaaatatatataataagagtattttaatcattttctataataagggtattgtagttattttttataaaaagataatattaatttagaccagttcaagatttaattcaccatttttttgcttaaatcaatttgtctagcctaattttgacaaaaataacataatttaatcgaatatatatgttaaattttgattactaaaaacatctttaaaaaaagacgttttatgCGTCTTTATCTAAATAGCTCTCATACAAGTAACATAGTTATctcaatatattaatttatgtgttcTCATTTCCGCTAAATTTAACTCTATAGTAGCACTTTCATTGAAACTCTCAATGCTTTTTTTTTATCGAATGAAGACTCGAATTTGCGATCTTTTAAGTGAGTATAGAGAGactatattatttgaattataatttatttattttcaatacttGATATATAAGGCCatatataatttcatataaatttCACCATATTTCAAATTATTCTAGTAGATTTAAtgttagttattaaaaaaaataagtttctACGAGACTACatacataattttaaagaaatcaaACCGATTCTAAAAGTATATttggataaattaaaaaaattattacttcTATtcgtaaatatttaaaatactaacaaaactacttgtaaaaaataaaatttacattaTATCTATGAAAGATTCGTTCTATTCGACCAAATACcaaataattattctaaatttttagattaCCCTTGTAatcaccactaccaccatcaaAACCCTCCTCTTTGAATGTCAGCCAAATCATCAAATTGCTGGTTCTGGATGAAGGAATTCATGGCTATTATTTctgttttatgattttttttaattaagagtaAGATTCGAACGCGTAATTTTTCGATGAGTATAGAaagattatgtcatttgagATATAACTCGTTGGcattttataattatgtttatttttaaggttttcaacattttaattttgaattcttaatatttttttagtctttttGTATGCTTGAATTTTTTTGGagcttgattttttttatacttcTGGTGATGTTGTAGTTGTTGTTTTGCTCCTCACCACCCATGTTGAGTAATTTACCAGTGATTCTAagtatcaaaaaataataataataataagggctTAATTGACGTCTTGGTTATCAATCGGTGCAGCTCACTTCATCAAAGGAGATTTGGTATGTTTGCTTTTGGGAGAGAAGGCTAGAGTAGAATGGTGGCGTTCAGAGAAGAAGCTCAATTTTATTGATATGGATGCAGCGTATGTGTCATCTTCGGATATGGCATCATGGGGTTCTAAACCAAAATGTGGGGCAGCATTTTTTCTGGTGTCAAGTCATTGAACTCGAACCCTTCGACATGTTTGTTTCTCAGCTTTGGACCAACAAATCGGTTGGTCCGATTTGAAGAAGATGGAATTTTTAATGTTCTGGAACTGATAATCGGTCCGTCCGAGTTGCAAGTGAAGTGAAATTTGTTTTAATTCGTTTAATGAAATCGGAGGGTACGATTAggatttgttaatttttttttaaagaagcaTACTTAATCGGAGAGTCCGACTTGTTGTGACTAAAACAAAATTGGCTGATAAGCGTTCGGACCTCCGAGTTGCTGATGaagtgtattttttttaattcgtgTAATCAAATCGGAGGGTACTATTAgaagtttttcaaatttttttgaatgaatCATACCTTATCGGAGGGTCCGATATTTTGGTGACTCTAAACAAAAGTGTCTGAATGCGGGTGAGGACGCTCTCGcgtcttcttctccttcttcaacgGTTCTGGTTTTTTTTATCTCTGTTTGTTCTTTACTTAGCATAATAGTTTCAAAGATCTAGTTCTCaagtttttgattttgtttatgtgATTAAGAGTAATGAGTGATAGAGTTTTATTGAAAGTGTATTATTTTAGtcaaattttattacaaacatCTGAAGGAGTAAGATTTGTTTGTGAAAATCCGTTAGATGTTGTGATTCCTTTCACAATCTCATTTGAAGAGCTCAAAGGTGTGATCTGTGAAAATGTTCAATCTGAGAGGGCAAGAAGAGTGGCCTGTATTCTATATAGATATCCTATACAAGTATTTGGTGGATTCGTCCAGTTTCAAACGAAATATGTAACGGACGAAGCGAGCATGCAAgagatgttttcaatgtatattgaaaATCGGAGTCAACTCACGTTCATCgagttgtatgttgagtttgagCAATCTGAGGCCGACCGGAATATTCTACGGGAAGATTACAACAGCGATAGCGAAGAAGAGTTCGAAAGCAACTACGAAGTTGTTGGTCCAGATGGAGATGAAGATCAAGGTGACGGAGCTGTGGCTCCGAATGTGTCAGATGTGGCAAATGCACTTGCAAATGAAATGCTGTTTCAGGAGCCATCATTCATGCGAATTTTGAATTTGGAAGTCATGCATGTCTGGAGTTTCCGGATTATACCAGTGCAGGTACGTAATTctctatatttataaaatgttttagaattttttaataatatattttgaaagTTAATTTTTAGCAAGTGACTTAATTAGTTGAATGTAAAttagtaaatcaaataaatatcaGTTAGGATTTATGAGTTAAGTTAGAAAACTTcagtaaatatataaatttgtttttatatagtaaattagtaaattacattaatataaattagtatttattagTAAAATAGTAAACCAGTGATTGAGTTAAATAGAAATTAATATCAGTCAGTAAATTAGTTGAAAATAAATTCGCAGTCAGTGTAAATAAGTcaattagataaatataaataaaatggaGTTATGTCATAATGGATGCAGTAAAAAATTGTTTACGTTCATTTTCAATGTTacaatatttgttttttaagtATGTTTTGTATGGCTGTCGTTGTggcaaaaatttcttttatagCAGATGGTGAATTTGCCGTTGGGATGAAATTCAGTTCAAGGGAAGGTGTTATTAAGGCGATAAAAGAGTATACCATACGAAGAAGCGTAGACTACCAGGTGTATGAGTCTGAGCCGTTGACATTTTATGCTAAGTGTACATAGTATGGGTCAGGGTGTGATTGGCTTATCCGGGTTAGCATGATTAGCCGGAAGTACTGTTGGGTTATAAGGAGGTATGAATGAGTCGGTGCCGTGGCCCAGTTAAAATTCTTAGGACCAGTCAGGACTTCTCCATGCGTCTTGTCCAGATTCTGTTCCTGACTAGGTACTCCCTGGACGAAACTGAATTGACGCCTAATCCTATCGATAGCATGCCACTCGATGCATTCGAATGACACCAATGACACTGTTGCACTCCAGATAACCGATTGCATGTAGATTTCAGGAGGAATTATATTCGGATCCACGCGATCCACAGAATAAGCAGACCACACAAACTGCCAATCATAAATGAAACTCATAATTACAACCGACATCACAGTTACAATACCAATGCCTCATCATATTTAGCTAAACACTAAAACCGAAAGTAATACATCTTTAATGAAAACTAACCTGGCCTTCTTGAAGTTTATCAAAGGCCTTCCTAAAGTGACTTAGCGTTAGATATCTATATCGTCGGTCACCACGCTCCCAGTTACGCCACCTaatatgatatatttatttagtgCATCTGTATTCTAAATATCAACAAACGGATACATTGTAACATAATATTACATGTTTACTAGCGAAAAATTGCAGGGTTCCCTAGGAAGCGGCGATAGATAAGGCAGTCGGATCCAAGCCCATCCGAGCAAAAGTGTTAGTGGACCATCAATTTCCTTGCAGTTAAAGCGAGATGCCATGCATAATGCCCTGTAGAGGTGTGCTAAGCATGCTGATCCCCAGCTGTACTGTCCAATAATGTGGAAATCACGAAGCAATGGTAGAAATTTCCAGTGCACAGCTGCCCCAGATTTATCCCCAAACAAGATCGTCCCGATCAGCAACATAATGTGGCACTTCACATACCTACATATACTAATCTCATCTGTcaactttaaattttcttttagatcGCGCAACCACGTCAGTTTTATGCAACATCCTCTACACTCTTCCTTACACGGTGCAACTCCAAGTTGATCCAAACACTCAGCCCGCAATGCTTCGAAACTACTCATTGTCATCCCCGTGACTGGAAGACCATCCGTCGGAAGACCAAGAATTAAAGTCACGTCTTCTAGAGTTATGGCACATTCACCAATGGGTAGGTGAAATGTATGTGTATCTGGGTGCTACCGTTCTATTAGAGCATTCACAAGTGCTTTCTGGCACTGTACTACACCAATCTGAGATACATGATA
This portion of the Arachis duranensis cultivar V14167 chromosome 6, aradu.V14167.gnm2.J7QH, whole genome shotgun sequence genome encodes:
- the LOC107493984 gene encoding protein BIC1: MKQDKNPPFMAHQSEADQIIPSQPLEPNMEQQQEKKEEEEHNNIDAREKYKDSSKVTSQDPCASKEIGAAALEGEDSGREKLKRHRIEVAKRVWIPEIWEQEELLMDWIDCTAFDASLVPSTITTARAALVEQDRRRTTNATAASAGLRIENSSLHQRRFGMFAFGREG